One Papaver somniferum cultivar HN1 chromosome 10, ASM357369v1, whole genome shotgun sequence genomic window carries:
- the LOC113316977 gene encoding peptidyl-prolyl cis-trans isomerase NIMA-interacting 4-like produces the protein MGKGKEAAGKGKEAGGKGKGKAASGGGDEPAAKGKGKSGKAADGLGTCTYVKARHILCEKQGKINEAYKKLDEGWLSNGDKVPPAEFAKVAAEYSECPSAKKGGDLGWFPRGKMAGPFQEVAFNTVVGATSAPFKSTHGYHIILSEGRKN, from the exons ATGGGGAAAGGCAAAGAGGCAGCTGGGAAAGGCAAAGAGGCAGGTGGGAAAGGTAAGGGAAAGGCAGCCAGCGGTGGAGGAGACGAGCCTGCTGCAAAGGGTAAAGGAAAATCTGGAAAAGCTGCAGATGGGCTTGGTACCTGCACATACGTCAAAG CAAGGCATATCCTATGCGAGAAGCAAGGTAAGATCAATGAAGCTTACAAGAAGCTAGACGAAGGTTGGTTAAGCAATGGAGATAAAGTTCCTCCAGCTGAGTTTGCAAAG GTTGCTGCTGAATATTCAGAGTGCCCATCAGCTAAGAAAGGAGGGGACCTTGGGTGGTTTCCTAGAGGAAAAATGGCTGGACCATTTCAGGAAGTTGCTTTCAACACTGTAGTTGGAGCAACCAGTGCACCATTCAAATCAAC GCATGGGTACCACATTATCTTGTCAGAGGGGAGGAAGAATTGA
- the LOC113316200 gene encoding uncharacterized protein LOC113316200 — protein MSFMKGDLLTKTRKLVKGLAKAKPLWLKAMEENPPVTFPRTNGKSERISLPEDVYVQKFFQKHPDSLHEDPIRFSGTDPPPARIFGWRVLELKEQGVNEEEAMAVADMEYQQKRKARKAAYKRLKEIARLQGEKPPPNPYPSAIKEIQAEERKYVKERFNDPSILEIVQRLKEERFAFMQERRKAGGW, from the exons ATGTCGTTCATGAAAGGCGATTTGCTTACAAAGACAAGGAAACTCGTGAAGGGACTCGCTAAAGCAAAACCACTATGGTTAAAAGCCATGGAAGA AAATCCACCTGTTACATTTCCTCGAACTAATGGTAAATCTGAAAGAATTTCTCTCCCTGAGGATGTATATGTGCAAAAATTCTTTCAAAAGCATCCAGACTCGTTACATGAAGATCCAATCAG GTTCAGTGGTACTGATCCCCCTCCAGCTCGTATTTTCGGTTGGAGGGTTCTTGAACTGAAAGAGCAGGGAGTTAATGAAGAGGAAGCCATGGCTGTAGCTGAT ATGGAATATCAGCAAAAGAGGAAGGCAAGGAAGGCTGCTTACAAAAGACTGAAGGAAATTGCACGACTGCAAGGGGAAAAGCCACCACCAAACCCATATCCAAGTGCCATTAAGGAGATACAGGCCGAAGAAAGGAAGTACGTGAAGGAGCGTTTCAATGATCCAAGCATATTGGAAATTGTGCAGAGGCTGAAAGAGGAGAGGTTTGCTTTCATGCAAGAAAGAAGGAAAGCAGGTGGTTGGTGA
- the LOC113318628 gene encoding galactoside 2-alpha-L-fucosyltransferase-like isoform X1 translates to MDMKRPRKQLLSPASDSKTDSISRFGGEKKNGFNKVRSMGILVMILPVLVLISVVYRNPRFSGFVHARELEVFTNKVSEGDSTKPVTEQKDKLLGGLLSAGFDEESCRSRYESALYRTTSPHKPSTYLLDRLRSYEALHKRCGPYTESYNKTVEKLRSGHAIEPTDCNYLVWVAFSGLGNRILTLASAFLYALLTNRVLLVDRGKDMADLFCEPFPEMSWLLPLDFPLNQFDSYDQKFPQCYGNMVKKKILNKPKTSLTPFMYLHLVHDYDDHDKLFFCDQDQALLQKVPWLIMKTDNYFAPSLFLIHSFEEELSNLFPDKGTVFHHLGRYLFHPSNPVWGLITRYYQAYLANADERLGIQVRVFDTGAGPFQHVLDQILACALKEKLLPEVNKREPISYPTGDRKSKAVLLTSLSAGYSDNIRDMYWEYPAVNGEVISVYQPSHEEYQQTEKKNHNRKALAEMYLLSLTDKLITSSWSTFGYVAQSLGGLTPWILTKPENKTVPDPPCFRDMSMEPCFHAPPFYDCKAKTGTDTGAIVPHVRHCADMSWGLKLVEKNEF, encoded by the exons ATGGATATGAAGAGACCAAGAAAGCAATTATTATCACCTGCATCAGATTCAAAAACTGATTCAATTTCAAGATTTGGAGGGGAGAAGAAGAATGGATTTAATAAAGTAAGATCAATGGGGATCTTAGTAATGATATTAccagttttggttttgatatcaGTGGTTTATCGTAACCCTCGGTTCTCTGGGTTCGTACACGCAAGGGAATTGGAAGTATTTACTAATAAAG TTTCAGAAGGTGATTCAACTAAACCTGTCACTGAACAGAAAGACAAACTTCTCGGTGGACTTCTTAGTGCTGGGTTTGATGAAGAATCTTGTCGAAGCAGGTATGAGTCTGCCTTATATCGAACAACATCACCCCACAAACCTTCTACTTATCTTCTTGACAGATTAAGGAGTTATGAAGCTCTTCATAAACGTTGTGGTCCGTACACTGAATCTTACAACAAAACAGTAGAAAAGCTCAGATCTGGACACGCCATTGAACCTACAGATTGTAATTACTTGGTATGGGTAGCGTTTAGTGGCTTAGGAAACCGGATACTAACACTAGCTTCAGCTTTTTTATATGCTCTTCTCACAAACCGGGTTCTGCTTGTTGATCGAGGTAAAGACATGGCTGATCTCTTCTGTGAACCATTTCCTGAGATGTCATGGTTACTACCACTTGACTTCCCTCTTAATCAGTTCGACAGTTACGACCAGAAATTTCCACAGTGTTACGGGAATATGGtgaaaaagaaaatcctaaacaaGCCAAAAACCTCATTAACGCCATTTATGTATCTTCATTTAGTCCATGATTATGATGACCATGATAAACTTTTCTTCTGTGATCAAGATCAAGCTCTTCTTCAGAAAGTTCCTtggttgatcatgaaaacagatAACTACTTTGCTCCATCACTCTTCTTGATACACTCTTTCGAAGAAGAATTGAGTAACCTTTTCCCCGACAAAGGAACAGTTTTCCACCACTTAGGTCGATATCTTTTCCACCCATCAAATCCTGTATGGGGATTGATTACTAGATACTACCAAGCTTATTTAGCCAATGCAGATGAAAGGCTAGGAATTCAAGTGAGGGTCTTCGATACTGGAGCTGGCCCGTTTCAACATGTTTTGGATCAAATATTAGCTTGTGCCCTGAAAGAGAAACTACTTCCAGAAGTTAACAAACGCGAACCAATTTCTTACCCCACAGGAGATCGTAAGTCTAAAGCTGTTCTATTGACATCTTTAAGTGCTGGCTACTCTGATAATATACGAGACATGTATTGGGAATACCCTGCAGTGAATGGTGAAGTTATCAGTGTTTACCAGCCAAGCCATGAAGAATATCAACAGACAGAGAAAAAGAACCATAACAGAAAAGCGTTGGCAGAAATGTATTTGTTGAGTTTAACTGATAAGTTGATAACAAGTTCATGGTCGACATTTGGATACGTGGCGCAAAGTCTTGGTGGATTGACGCCATGGATTCTTACGAAACCTGAAAACAAAACCGTTCCTGATCCCCCTTGTTTCCGGGACATGTCAATGGAGCCTTGTTTCCATGCACCTCCATTTTACGACTGCAAAGCAAAAACAGGGACCGATACAGGCGCGATTGTTCCTCATGTGAGACACTGTGCGGACATGAGCTGGGGCCTTAAATTGGTTGAGAAGAATGAATTCTAA
- the LOC113318628 gene encoding galactoside 2-alpha-L-fucosyltransferase-like isoform X2, which produces MDMKRPRKQLLSPASDSKTDSISRFGGEKKNGFNKVRSMGILVMILPVLVLISVVYRNPRFSGFVHARELEVFTNKEGDSTKPVTEQKDKLLGGLLSAGFDEESCRSRYESALYRTTSPHKPSTYLLDRLRSYEALHKRCGPYTESYNKTVEKLRSGHAIEPTDCNYLVWVAFSGLGNRILTLASAFLYALLTNRVLLVDRGKDMADLFCEPFPEMSWLLPLDFPLNQFDSYDQKFPQCYGNMVKKKILNKPKTSLTPFMYLHLVHDYDDHDKLFFCDQDQALLQKVPWLIMKTDNYFAPSLFLIHSFEEELSNLFPDKGTVFHHLGRYLFHPSNPVWGLITRYYQAYLANADERLGIQVRVFDTGAGPFQHVLDQILACALKEKLLPEVNKREPISYPTGDRKSKAVLLTSLSAGYSDNIRDMYWEYPAVNGEVISVYQPSHEEYQQTEKKNHNRKALAEMYLLSLTDKLITSSWSTFGYVAQSLGGLTPWILTKPENKTVPDPPCFRDMSMEPCFHAPPFYDCKAKTGTDTGAIVPHVRHCADMSWGLKLVEKNEF; this is translated from the exons ATGGATATGAAGAGACCAAGAAAGCAATTATTATCACCTGCATCAGATTCAAAAACTGATTCAATTTCAAGATTTGGAGGGGAGAAGAAGAATGGATTTAATAAAGTAAGATCAATGGGGATCTTAGTAATGATATTAccagttttggttttgatatcaGTGGTTTATCGTAACCCTCGGTTCTCTGGGTTCGTACACGCAAGGGAATTGGAAGTATTTACTAATAAAG AAGGTGATTCAACTAAACCTGTCACTGAACAGAAAGACAAACTTCTCGGTGGACTTCTTAGTGCTGGGTTTGATGAAGAATCTTGTCGAAGCAGGTATGAGTCTGCCTTATATCGAACAACATCACCCCACAAACCTTCTACTTATCTTCTTGACAGATTAAGGAGTTATGAAGCTCTTCATAAACGTTGTGGTCCGTACACTGAATCTTACAACAAAACAGTAGAAAAGCTCAGATCTGGACACGCCATTGAACCTACAGATTGTAATTACTTGGTATGGGTAGCGTTTAGTGGCTTAGGAAACCGGATACTAACACTAGCTTCAGCTTTTTTATATGCTCTTCTCACAAACCGGGTTCTGCTTGTTGATCGAGGTAAAGACATGGCTGATCTCTTCTGTGAACCATTTCCTGAGATGTCATGGTTACTACCACTTGACTTCCCTCTTAATCAGTTCGACAGTTACGACCAGAAATTTCCACAGTGTTACGGGAATATGGtgaaaaagaaaatcctaaacaaGCCAAAAACCTCATTAACGCCATTTATGTATCTTCATTTAGTCCATGATTATGATGACCATGATAAACTTTTCTTCTGTGATCAAGATCAAGCTCTTCTTCAGAAAGTTCCTtggttgatcatgaaaacagatAACTACTTTGCTCCATCACTCTTCTTGATACACTCTTTCGAAGAAGAATTGAGTAACCTTTTCCCCGACAAAGGAACAGTTTTCCACCACTTAGGTCGATATCTTTTCCACCCATCAAATCCTGTATGGGGATTGATTACTAGATACTACCAAGCTTATTTAGCCAATGCAGATGAAAGGCTAGGAATTCAAGTGAGGGTCTTCGATACTGGAGCTGGCCCGTTTCAACATGTTTTGGATCAAATATTAGCTTGTGCCCTGAAAGAGAAACTACTTCCAGAAGTTAACAAACGCGAACCAATTTCTTACCCCACAGGAGATCGTAAGTCTAAAGCTGTTCTATTGACATCTTTAAGTGCTGGCTACTCTGATAATATACGAGACATGTATTGGGAATACCCTGCAGTGAATGGTGAAGTTATCAGTGTTTACCAGCCAAGCCATGAAGAATATCAACAGACAGAGAAAAAGAACCATAACAGAAAAGCGTTGGCAGAAATGTATTTGTTGAGTTTAACTGATAAGTTGATAACAAGTTCATGGTCGACATTTGGATACGTGGCGCAAAGTCTTGGTGGATTGACGCCATGGATTCTTACGAAACCTGAAAACAAAACCGTTCCTGATCCCCCTTGTTTCCGGGACATGTCAATGGAGCCTTGTTTCCATGCACCTCCATTTTACGACTGCAAAGCAAAAACAGGGACCGATACAGGCGCGATTGTTCCTCATGTGAGACACTGTGCGGACATGAGCTGGGGCCTTAAATTGGTTGAGAAGAATGAATTCTAA
- the LOC113315872 gene encoding uncharacterized protein LOC113315872: protein MRIPTGSNTLIWLPDRKGQFTVRSVYNVLTRIPNYIVGIQPVVNQVWKKLSRVNFPHKVKKIIWKCMPDIVPTRDKIARYKPDIDVYCSLCNHPLESVDHLLLNFSYSRSVWLAININVDNIITQHGYFKKWVISWFSVGSNLIFGAGINRQNLNNLLMLTAWTIWKDRCYKIFQNINPNRDFSLDNIHKLTKTYTSSPTNVNRILQIQRWIPPVNDYFKINFDASFMEHNLQGGIGLIVRNFAGICIGVQGDYFDGGITLGIEVEELEWKAMLVAVNYAVERGFNKVVFESDSQVLIKSINEQTFYVHWMNQSLVLDIKFLLSKLAQCSCVRALLG, encoded by the coding sequence ATGAGAATTCCTACTGGAAGTAATACCCTCATATGGTTGCCTGATAGAAAAGGTCAATTTACTGTTAGAAGTGTTTATAATGTGCTGACAAGAATACCTAATTATATTGTAGGTATTCAACCAGTTGTTAATCAGGTTTGGAAAAAACTTTCGAGAGTTAATTTTCCTCataaagtaaaaaaaattatCTGGAAATGTATGCCGGATATAGTCCCAACTAGAGATAAGATTGCAAGATATAAACCTGATATTGATGTGTATTGTAGTTTATGTAATCATCCCCTTGAATCTGTGGATCATTTGTTATTGAACTTCTCTTATTCTAGATCGGTTTGGTTGGCTATCAACATAAATGTGGATAATATTATTACTCAGCATGGATATTTCAAAAAATGGGTTATTTCTTGGTTTTCTGTAGGTTCAAACCTGATTTTTGGAGCAGGTATTAATAGACAGAACTTAAACAATCTACTTATGCTCACTGCTTGGACCATTTGGAAGGACAGATGTTATAAAATATTTCAGAATATCAATCCAAACAGGGATTTCTCCTTAGATAACATTCATAAGCTTACTAAAACTTACACTTCTTCTCCTACTAATGTAAATAGAATTTTGCAGATTCAGAGATGGATTCCTCCTGTTAATGATTATTTCAAAATTAACTTTGATGCATCTTTTATGGAACATAATTTACAAGGTGGAATTGGACTAATAGTGAGAAATTTTGCAGGCATCTGCATTGGAGTTCAAGGAGACTATTTTGATGGAGGAATAACTCTAGGAATTGAAGTAGAAGAGCTGGAGTGGAAAGCAATGCTTGTAGCAGTTAACTATGCAGTTGAAAGAGGGTTCAATAAAGTAGTTTTTGAGTCAGACAGTCAAGTTTTAATAAAATCCATTAATGAACAAACCTTCTATGTTCATTGGATGAATCAGTCCCTAGTTTTGGACATTAAGTTTTTGTTAAGTAAGTTAGCTCAGTGtagttgtgttagagcattgctcggttga